Part of the Vagococcus jeotgali genome, AGCCAGGATCAAACTCTCAATAAAAGTTGATTAACATCCTAAGATGTTTAGCTCATTTGTTTTAAAAATTGCTAGCGAATTTATTCACTAAATATGGTTTGTTTTTACTAATAAAAACACCCTACACATTTGGTTCGTCTTACTTTGTTCAGTTTTCAAAGATCTAATCTTGTTGCATCAGCAACTTTTATATAATACCAAGTTTCTGATGTTTTGTCAACGGTTTTAAAAAATAATATCGAAAAATTTTTTTCGAAATCGGGAAGACAGGATTCGAACCTGCGACCCCTTGGTCCCAAACCAAGTGCTCTACCAAGCTGAGCTACTTCCCGTATGTTTCTAACGCGCCCAAGAGGAGTCGAACCCCTAACCTTCTGATCCGTAGTCAGACACTCTATCCAATTGAGCTATGGGCGCTAAAATAATGCCGAGGACCGGAATCGAACCGATACGGAGATCACTCTCCGCAGGATTTTAAGTCCTGTGCGTCTGCCAGTTCCACCACCCCGGCTAGAAACTTTTTTAAACGCAAATAGCGCGGCGACGTCCTACCCTCACAAGGGGAAACCCCTCACTACTCTCGGCGCTAAGAAGCTTAACTTCTGTGTTCGGCATGGTTACAGGTGTATCCTTCTTGCCTTCGTCACCACACTTACGTGCGTTTTATTTAATTTTTGAGTGATTATTCACTCAAAACTGGATTTGAAATTAGACAACATATAATCGTCCACCGCTTATGTGGTTAAGTCCTCGACCGATTAGTACTAGTCCGCTCCATGCATCACTGCGCTTCCACTTCTAGCCTATCTACCTGATAATCTTTCAGGGGTCTTACTTCCTTAAAGGAATGGGAAATCTAATCTTGAGGGGGGCTTCACGCTTAGATGCTTTCAGCGTTTATCCCGTCCATACATAGCTACCCAGCAATGCCCTTGGCAGAACAACTGGTACACCAGAGGTATGTCCATCCCGGTCCTCTCGTACTAAGGACAGCTCCTCTCAAATTTCCAACGCCCGCGACGGATAGGGACCGAACTGTCTCACGACGTTCTGAACCCAGCTCGCGTGCCGCTTTAATGGGCGAACAGCCCAACCCTTGGGACCGACTACAGCCCCAGGATGCGACGAGCCGACATCGAGGTGCCAAACCTCCCCGTCGATGTGAACTCTTGGGGGAGATAAGCCTGTTATCCCCAGGGTAGCTTTTATCCGTTGAGCGATGGCCCTTCCATGCGGAACCACCGGATCACTAAGCCCGACTTTCGTCCCTGCTCGAGTTGTAACTCTCGCAGTCAAGCTCCCTTTTGCCTTTACACTCTACGAATGATTTCCAACCATTCTGAGGGAACCTTTGGGCGCCTCCGTTACTTTTTAGGAGGCGACCGCCCCAGTCAAACTGTCCATCTGACACTGTCTCCCATCACGATTAGTGATGCGGGTTAGAATGGTCATAACACAAGGGTAGTATCCCACCAGCGCCTCTCTCGAAACTAGCGTCCCGAGTTCTACGGCTCCTACCTATCCTGTACATGTGTCACAAACATTCAATATCAAACTACAGTAAAGCTCCATGGGGTCTTTCCGTCCTGTCGCGGGTAACCTGCATCTTCACAGGTACTAAAATTTCACCGAGTCTCTCGTTGAGACAGTGCCCAAATCGTTACGCCTTTCGTGCGGGTCGGAACTTACCCGACAAGGAATTTCGCTACCTTAGGACCGTTATAGTTACGGCCGCCGTTTACTGGGGCTTCAATTCTTAGCTTCGCAAATAAATGCTAACCAATCCTCTTAACCTTCCAGCACCGGGCAGGCGTCAGCCCCTATACGTCATCTTTCGATTTTGCAGAGACCTGTGTTTTTGATAAACAGTCGCTTGGGCCTATTCACTGCGGCTGAACTTGCGTTCAGCACCCCTTCTCCGAAGTTACGGGGTCATTTTGCCGAGTTCCTTAACGAGAGTTCTCTCGCTCACCTTAGGATTCTCTCCTCGACTACCTGTGTCGGTTTGCGGTACGGGTCGTTTGCTTCTAACTAGAAGATTTTCTTGGCAGTGTGATATTAGAACTTCGGTACTTTATTTCCCTACACATCACAACTCATCCTTAAAGGAGTAAGCATTTGACTCACTCCAAGACTTGTTGCTTGTACGCACATATCCAACAGTGCGCTTCTGTAACCTCCTGCGTCCCTCCATTGTTCAAACAAAACAAACGAGTACAGGAATCTCAACCTGTTGTCCATCGCCTACGCCTTTCGGCCTCGGCTTAGGTCCCGACTAACCCTGGGAGGACGAGCCTTCCCCAGGAAACCTTAGTCATTCGGTGGACAGGATTCTCACCTGTCTTTCGCTACTCATACCGGCATTCTCACTTCTAAGCGCTCCACCAGTCCTCACGATCTGACTTCTGCGCGCTTAGAACGCTCTCCTACCATAGAACCAAAAGGTTCTATCCACAGCTTCGGTAATATGTTTAGCCCCGGTACATTTTCGGCGCAAGGGCACTCGACTAGTGAGCTATTACGCACTCTTTAAATGGTGGCTGCTTCTAAGCCAACATCCTAGTTGTTTGTGCACCCTCACATCCTTTTCCACTTAACATATATTTGGGGACCTTAGCTGGTGGTCTGGGCTGTTTCCCTTTCGACAATGGATCTTATCACTCACTGTCTGACTCCCGGACATAAATGAATGGCATTCGGAGTTTATCTGAATTCGGTAACCCAAGACGGGCCCCTAGTCCAAACAGTGCTCTACCTCCATCATTCTTAATTCCGAGGCTAGCCCTAAAGCTATTTCGGAGAGAACCAGCTATCTCCAAGTTCGATTGGAATTTCTCCGCTACCCACACCTCATCCCCGCACTTTTCAACGTACGTGGGTTCGGTCCTCCAGTGCGTTTTACCACACCTTCAACCTGGACATGGGTAGGTCACATGGTTTCGGGTCTACGACAACATACTCATTCGCCCTATTCAGACTCGCTTTCGCTACGGCTCCACTTCTTCAGTTTAACCTCGCATGCTATCGTAACTCGCCGGTTCATTCTGCAAAAGGCACGCCATCACCCATTAACGGGCTTTGACTTCTTGTAGGCACACGGTTTCAGGTTCTATTTCACTCCCCTTCCGGGGTGCTTTTCACCTTTCCCTCACGGTACTGGTTCACTATCGGTCACTAGAGAGTATTTAGCCTTGGGAGATGGTCCTCCCGGATTCCGACGGAATCTCTCGTGTTCCGCCGTACTCAGGATACTCATAGGTGCATTGAAAGTTTCGCCTACGGGGCTTTTACCCTCTTCGGCTGACCTTTCCAGGTCACTTCGACTACTTTCAACAACTACCATGTTTGAGTCCTACAACCCCAACAAGCAAGCTTGTTGGTTTGGGCTTCTTCCGTTTCGCTCGCCGCTACTAAGGAAATCGATTTTTCTTTCTCTTCCTGCAGGTACTTAGATGTTTCAGTTCTCTGCGTCTACCTTCCAGTGGCTATGTATTCACCACTGGATAACATCCTACAAAAGATGCTGGGTTCCCCCATTCGGAAATCTCCGGATCATAGCTTACTTACAGCTCTCCGAAGCGTATCGGCGTTAGTCCCGTCCTTCATCGGCTTCTAGTGCCAAGGCATCCACCGTGCGCCCTTATTCACTTAACCTTTTCTAACCTTACGGTTAGCTACTAATTTTTCGTTAACCAATAATTAGCGATAATTATTGACTAACACATTTCACAGTTCTTTATTAAGAAACTGATCAACGCGGTGTTCTCGGTTTATATTGATATCTAACTTCAATTATCCAGTTTTCAATGAACAAATACTTTTGAGAGTAAATCTCTCAAAACTGAACAAAGATAAGACGTAATGTGTTTTCCGTAATATTCCTTAGAAAGGAGGTGATCCAGCCGCACCTTCCGATACGGCTACCTTGTTACGACTTCACCCCAATCATCTGTCCCACCTTAGGCGGCTGGCTCCATAAAGGTTACCTCACCGACTTTGGGTGTTACAAACTCTCGTGGTGTGACGGGCGGTGTGTACAAGGCCCGGGAACGTATTCACCGTGGCATGCTGATCCACGATTACTAGCGATTCCGGCTTCATGTAGGCGAGTTGCAGCCTACAATCCGAACTGAGAACAGCTTTAAGAGATTAGCTAAACCTCGCGGTCTTGCGACTCATTGTACTGTCCATTGTAGCACGTGTGTAGCCCAGGTCATAAGGGGCATGATGATTTGACGTCATCCCCACCTTCCTCCGGTTTGTCACCGGCAGTCTTACTAGAGTGCCCAACTTAATGATGGCAACTAACAATAAGGGTTGCGCTCGTTGCGGGACTTAACCCAACATCTCACGACACGAGCTGACGACAACCATGCACCACCTGTCACTTTGTCCCCGAAGGGAAAGCTCTATCTCTAGAGTGGTCAAAGGATGTCAAGACCTGGTAAGGTTCTTCGCGTTGCTTCGAATTAAACCACATGCTCCACCGCTTGTGCGGGCCCCCGTCAATTCCTTTGAGTTTCAGCCTTGCGGCCGTACTCCCCAGGCGGAGTGCTTAATGCGTTAACTACAGCACTGAAGGGCGGAAACCCTCCAACACTTAGCACTCATCGTTTACGGCGTGGACTACCAGGGTATCTAATCCTGTTTGCTCCCCACGCTTTCGAGCCTCAGCGTCAGTTACAGACCAGAGAGTCGCCTTCGCCACTGGTGTTCCTCCATATATCTACGCATTTCACCGCTACACATGGAATTCCACTCTCCTCTTCTGCACTCAAGTCTTCCAGTTTCCAATGACCTTCCTCGGTTGAGCCGAGGGCTTTCACATCAGACTTAAAAGACCGCCTGCGCTCGCTTTACGCCCAATAAATCCGGACAACGCTTGCCACCTACGTATTACCGCGGCTGCTGGCACGTAGTTAGCCGTGGCTTTCTGGTTAGATACCGTCAAGGTGATAGCAGTTACTCTATCACTTGTTCTTCTCTAACAACAGAGTTTTACGATCCGAAAACCTTCTTCACTCACGCGGCGTTGCTCGGTCAGACTTTCGTCCATTGCCGAAGATTCCCTACTGCTGCCTCCCGTAGGAGTCTGGGCCGTGTCTCAGTCCCAGTGTGGCCGATCACCCTCTCAGGTCGGCTATGCATCATGGTCTTGGTGGGCCATTACCCCACCAACTAACTAATGCACCGCGGGCCCATCCATCAGTGACACTTAAAAGCGTCTTTCATCTTCTCTCCATGTGAAGAAAAGAATTATGCGGTATTAGCACCTGTTTCCAAGTGTTATCCCCCTCTGATGGGCAGGTTGCCCACGTGTTACTCACCCGTCCGCCACTCACTTCTCTTCCCGGTGGAGCAAGCTCCGGTGGGCAGATAAGTTCGTTCGACTTGCATGTATTAGGCACGCCGCCAGCGTTCGTCCTGAGCCAGGATCAAACTCTCAATAAAAGTTGATTAACATCCTAAGATGTTTAGCTCATTTGTTTTAAAAATTGCTAGCGAATTTATTCACTAAATATGGTTTGTTTTTACTAATAAAAACACCCTACACATTTGGTTCATCTTACTTTGTTCAGTTTTCAAAGATCTAATCTTGTTGCATCAGCAACTTTTATATAATACCAAGTTTCTGACGTTTTGTCAACAGTTATTTGAAAGTTTTTTTCATAGTATACTAAGTCTATGTAAAAAGTTTTTTCAAAATCACCTATTTCAAACAGCTATATTAACTTAATAATTCGTCTGTTTGTCTTAAGGACATGTATAAATATAACAGGATATATCTATTTCGTCAAACCTTTTTTTCAACCGGTTTTCATGCCTTTTTCATATTGTTTTCGTCATTTAAGTTCGCTTTTTGTACAGTTTTTTTTAGACACGCCTGAAAATCATGATATTTTTCCGAATTAAACGAACTAAGCAACTAATTACTCCTAAAAAAATAAAAAAAAATGAAGAAAAAATCTTCATTTTTTTATCTCATAGTTGGGAAAAGTAAGACATCTCTTATTGTTTGAGAGTTTGTTAGTAGCATAACTAAACGGTCAATCCCTATTCCAAGTCCACCTGTTGGAGGCATACCATACTCTAGCGCTTCAATAAAGTCCTCATCTATGTCATGAGCTTCATCATTTCCTAAATCTTTTTCTTTCATTTGTGACTCAAATCTTTCACGTTGATCAATCGGGTCATTTAATTCTGTAAAAGCATTGCCGTATTCATTACCTACAATAAACACTTCAAAGCGATCTGTAAATCTTGGGTCTTTAGCATTTTTCTTAGCTAATGGTGAGATTGATACTGGATGACCATAAATGAAAGTCGGTTGAATTAATGTTTCTTCAACAAACATTTCAAAGAACTCATTAATCACATGACCGTAATCCATATGATCTTCAATTGGTACATTATGCTCTTTAGCAATGACTCTTGCTTCTTCATCAGTTGTTACATTCCAGAAATCTACACCTGATACTTCTTTAATCGCGTCAACCATATGAATTCTCTTCCATGGGCCTTCTAAGTTAACATCATACTCGCCATATTTAATCTGTTGTGTACCAAGTACACGCTCAGCTACAGTTGTGATGATACCTTCTGTTAAATTCATAATATCTTCATAGTCAGTGTAAGCAGTATACACTTCTAACATAGTGAACTCCGGGTTATGAGTAGCATCTATTCCTTCATTACGGAACACACGACCAATTTCATAAACTTTTTCCATGCCACCTACAATTAAACGTTTCAAATGTAGCTCTAGAGCAATACGTAAATATAAATCAATATCTAAAGCATTGTGGTGTGTGATAAACGGACGGGCTGCTGCTCCTCCTGCCATGTTATGTAGAGTTGGTGTTTCCACTTCCAAATAACCATGCTCATTTAAGTAATTGCGGACTTCTCGGATAATTTCACTACGTTTAACAAACTTATCAAAACTATCACGATTACTTACTAAATCTAAATAACGCTGACGGTATTTTTGTTCCACATTGGTTAAACCATGATATTTATCTGGTAGTGGGCGTAAGGCTTTTGTTAAGAATGTTAACTGTGTTGGTTTAATAGTAATCTCACCAACATTTGTTTTCATTACCTCACCAGTTACCCCGATAAAGTCACCTAAATCAGCTTGCTCAAACAAAGCGTACTCCTCATCACCAATCGCATCTTTACGAACGTATATTTGTACTTGTCCTTCTCTATCTTGTAAATGAGCAAAGCCAACTTTACCTTTACCACGCTTTGTCATCATACGACCAGCAATAGTAACAATAACCTTCATCTCTTGTAGCTCTTCTTTAGTTTTATCATTGTATAATTCATGTAACTCTTTTGAATTAGTTGTACGCTCAAAACGCGTGCCAAATGGATCCATTCCAGCAGCTTGTAATTCTGCCATTTTCTCTCTTCTGACAATTAGTTGATCATTCATCTCTTGATGATCGATTTTATCTTTAGACACTTAACTTCCTCCTATTAACTATTAATTATTCTACTCACCTTTATAATGCCATAAAACACAAAAAAAAGGCAAGTCCATTTGCCTTTTCTTTCTATAAATTAACCAACTAAACCTTTTGCTTTTAAGTTAGCCACATACTCATCTAAAATAAGGTTCATCTCACTTTGAGTTTGAGCTTTGTTAATCGCAACTTTAGTCTTAGCTGCTCTTGGTGCTCCTTTTAAATAATAAGCAGCATGTTGACGAAATTCTAAGCAAGCTATCTTTTCACCCTTTAATTTAACTAAACGGTCTAAATGTAATTTTGCTGTGTCAATTTTCACCTCTGGACTAGGTTCATCCACCAGTTCCCCTGTCTCTAGATAATGCTTCGTTCTATAAATCATCCACGGGTTACCTAGAGCAGCTCGTCCAATCATGACCCCGTCACACCCAACGTAATCTAGCATGCGTTTTGCATCCTCAGGGGTTTTCACATCGCCATTACCCATAAATGGAATAGTTAGTGCCTGGTTAACTTGTCTTAAAACATCCCAATCAGCTTTTCCTTCATACATTTGCATTCTTGTTCTACCATGCATCGCCACCGCACTAGCTCCTGCACTTTCTGCAGCTAAAGCATTTTCAACAGCATAAACATGATCTGCATCCCAACCAATACGTTGTTTTACAGTAATAGGTTTTTTAACAGCACTAGAGACAGCAGCAACGATGTCATAAACTTTATTGGGGTCAAGAAGCCATCTAGCACCAGCTTCAGCTTTAATTATTTTATTAACTGGACATCCCATATTAATATCAATAATATCAGCTGTCGTATTTTCTTCTACAAATTTAGCAGCCTCAACTAAAATATCTATGTCACTACCAAATATTTGCAAACTTAACGGGTGCTCACCTTCTTCAATATGCAACATATCTAATGTCTTTTTATTACGCTGCTTAATACCTTTGTCACTAATCATCTCGCACACTACAAGTCCTGCACCAAATTCTTTGACTGTCATACGAAAAGCTGAGTTACTGATACCAGCCATAGGAGCTACAACAACACGATTGGAAACCTCAACGTCACCTATTTTCCACATGTCACCAGCCTCCTAGCTAATTGCTTCATCTCTTAAGTCTTGTAATTCTTCTGGTGTATAGAAATATTTTTCTCCGCAGAAATGACAAACAGCTTCAGCACCTTCATCTTCTTCAATCATTTGAGTCAACTCATCTACACCTAATGTCATCATCGCTGCAGAGAAACGTTCTTTCGAACAATTACAGTAAAACTCTACTGGCATCGTTTCTAAAATCTCTACATTTTCTTTACCTAATAGACGATATAGAATCTCTTCTGGTGTTTCACCTTTATCTAATAAATTAGATACTTGAGGAATTTGGGCCAAACGTGTTTCAATTTCAACAAGTGTTTCTTCTGAAGCATTAGGCATCACTTGAATCATAAATCCACCAGCTGCTTTTACCGCATCATTGTTTTCATTATCGACTAATACACTTAAACCAACAGCTGAAGGTACTTGTTCAGAATTAGCTAAGTAATAGGTAAAATCTTCTGCCAATTCACCTGAAACTAAAGGTACTTGTCCTGTAAATGGCTCTCTTAAACCTAAGTCTTTCACAACACTTAAAGTACCATTTAATCCCACTGCTCCACTGACATCAATTTTGCCTTTTTCATTAGCAGGTAAGTTAACTTGAGGGTTTTGAATGTACCCTTTAACATGGCCCTTAGCATCAGCATCTGCTACAATCGCCCCAACTGGTCCATCTCCTTGAATTTTAACCGTTAATGTTTCTTCATTTTTGTGCATTGAGCCAAGCATTAAAGCCCCTGTTAATGTACGACCTAGAGCTGCTGTTGAAGCTCGCCATGTATCGTGTCTTTCTTGTGCTTCCCTAACAATACCTGTTGTACGTGTCGCCATAGCACGAATTTCACCATTAAAACATAATGCTTTTACTAAATAATCTGTATTTTTCGTCATCTATTTTTCGCCTACCTTTATTATTTTTTCCAATAGAAAAGTGGGTATACTTTTCGTATATCCCACTTATCATAACGTATTTAATTAAATCTTAACACTATTTTTGCTCAGAATTATCTTCTTGAACTTCTTTTTCGTCCTCTTTAATCGCTTCATCAATTTCTTTATCTTCTTCTTTATAAAACTCTTTAGCATGCTCTTCGTCTTCTTTTTCAGAGTGTTCTCTCTCAGCATCTTTACGAGCTAATTCTTTTTTCACTTCTTCAAAAGAGCCATCTTTCTCACTTGGATACTCATCTGGATTATCTGTCTCAGGCATTTTACCTTCTTCAAATAATGATTTGATTTGTTTGGCATCTAATGTTTCATATTTAAGCAATGAATCAGCAATCAATTTA contains:
- the lysS gene encoding lysine--tRNA ligase; the encoded protein is MNDQLIVRREKMAELQAAGMDPFGTRFERTTNSKELHELYNDKTKEELQEMKVIVTIAGRMMTKRGKGKVGFAHLQDREGQVQIYVRKDAIGDEEYALFEQADLGDFIGVTGEVMKTNVGEITIKPTQLTFLTKALRPLPDKYHGLTNVEQKYRQRYLDLVSNRDSFDKFVKRSEIIREVRNYLNEHGYLEVETPTLHNMAGGAAARPFITHHNALDIDLYLRIALELHLKRLIVGGMEKVYEIGRVFRNEGIDATHNPEFTMLEVYTAYTDYEDIMNLTEGIITTVAERVLGTQQIKYGEYDVNLEGPWKRIHMVDAIKEVSGVDFWNVTTDEEARVIAKEHNVPIEDHMDYGHVINEFFEMFVEETLIQPTFIYGHPVSISPLAKKNAKDPRFTDRFEVFIVGNEYGNAFTELNDPIDQRERFESQMKEKDLGNDEAHDIDEDFIEALEYGMPPTGGLGIGIDRLVMLLTNSQTIRDVLLFPTMR
- the dusB gene encoding tRNA dihydrouridine synthase DusB; the protein is MWKIGDVEVSNRVVVAPMAGISNSAFRMTVKEFGAGLVVCEMISDKGIKQRNKKTLDMLHIEEGEHPLSLQIFGSDIDILVEAAKFVEENTTADIIDINMGCPVNKIIKAEAGARWLLDPNKVYDIVAAVSSAVKKPITVKQRIGWDADHVYAVENALAAESAGASAVAMHGRTRMQMYEGKADWDVLRQVNQALTIPFMGNGDVKTPEDAKRMLDYVGCDGVMIGRAALGNPWMIYRTKHYLETGELVDEPSPEVKIDTAKLHLDRLVKLKGEKIACLEFRQHAAYYLKGAPRAAKTKVAINKAQTQSEMNLILDEYVANLKAKGLVG
- the hslO gene encoding Hsp33 family molecular chaperone HslO; translation: MTKNTDYLVKALCFNGEIRAMATRTTGIVREAQERHDTWRASTAALGRTLTGALMLGSMHKNEETLTVKIQGDGPVGAIVADADAKGHVKGYIQNPQVNLPANEKGKIDVSGAVGLNGTLSVVKDLGLREPFTGQVPLVSGELAEDFTYYLANSEQVPSAVGLSVLVDNENNDAVKAAGGFMIQVMPNASEETLVEIETRLAQIPQVSNLLDKGETPEEILYRLLGKENVEILETMPVEFYCNCSKERFSAAMMTLGVDELTQMIEEDEGAEAVCHFCGEKYFYTPEELQDLRDEAIS